A portion of the Candidatus Limnocylindrales bacterium genome contains these proteins:
- a CDS encoding BON domain-containing protein encodes MISKSAILTKGRAGSLAALLAIAFATPALAANAPADAWITTKVKISLATTEGVSSTNVNVDTVDRQVTLHGTVNTDAERQAAERTAKAVQGTAGVRNLLQVVPARQEAAVEEKDDAISQRVTAALSGDPSLKDSTITVQSVNKGVVLLMGKATTLSDQLTAIEIATAVKGVRRVASEIQSQETLADADVWMERNVPVGTQPATTRSAANDLYITSMVKMRLLGNAATPAMEINVDTRAGVVTLFGMVPTAESKSIAEAEAKKAGGVASVKNELQVVPNANQPTIEAKDDVIQGNVKTNLARHAELISVSSEVKNCVVRLTGSVASGTDRVQAMQVARATRGVCSVSGDLVIR; translated from the coding sequence ATGATTTCGAAATCCGCCATTCTCACAAAAGGTCGCGCCGGCTCGCTTGCCGCGCTGCTTGCCATCGCTTTCGCAACTCCGGCACTGGCCGCCAACGCTCCGGCCGATGCGTGGATCACCACCAAGGTGAAGATCTCGCTGGCGACCACCGAGGGCGTCAGCTCGACCAACGTCAACGTCGACACGGTTGACCGCCAGGTCACGCTGCACGGTACGGTGAATACCGATGCCGAACGTCAGGCTGCCGAGCGCACGGCGAAGGCCGTTCAGGGCACTGCCGGCGTCCGCAATCTTCTGCAGGTCGTACCGGCCCGGCAGGAAGCTGCGGTCGAAGAAAAAGACGATGCGATCAGCCAGCGCGTGACCGCAGCTCTTTCGGGCGACCCGTCGCTCAAGGACAGCACGATCACGGTGCAGTCGGTCAACAAGGGTGTCGTCCTGCTGATGGGCAAGGCGACGACGCTCAGCGACCAGCTGACGGCGATCGAGATCGCGACGGCAGTCAAGGGCGTACGCCGCGTCGCAAGCGAGATCCAGAGCCAGGAAACGCTTGCCGATGCCGACGTCTGGATGGAGCGCAACGTTCCGGTCGGCACCCAGCCGGCGACCACGCGAAGCGCAGCCAACGACCTCTACATCACGTCGATGGTCAAGATGCGGCTGCTCGGCAACGCTGCGACTCCGGCGATGGAAATCAACGTGGATACGCGCGCGGGCGTCGTAACACTGTTCGGCATGGTTCCGACTGCCGAGAGCAAGTCGATCGCCGAGGCCGAGGCCAAAAAGGCCGGCGGCGTCGCATCGGTGAAGAACGAGCTCCAGGTCGTGCCGAATGCCAATCAGCCGACGATCGAAGCCAAGGATGACGTGATCCAGGGCAACGTGAAGACCAATCTCGCTCGCCACGCGGAGCTCATCAGTGTGAGCAGCGAAGTGAAGAACTGCGTCGTGCGGCTGACCGGAAGCGTGGCTTCGGGCACCGACCGCGTGCAGGCGATGCAGGTTGCCCGTGCGACCAGGGGCGTGTGTTCGGTCAGCGGCGATCTCGTTATTCGCTGA
- a CDS encoding M6 family metalloprotease domain-containing protein — protein MSSIDRLWPESRSDGFVRAVLVARMFLIVLIAASVLPTLAHAAPSAEIPYAIVNADGTQFTAVTKGDEWNNWIETTGGFTVEKAANGNWYYVRELIGDRPVLDQTVARGAPPAGLEKHVHAESRIEQYAATMLSAGSAAGFQGKVLFILVEFSNYAGSTTESSWAKYAGTLIPQYYAEASSGAVSLAPAAENFGSPNNGVVGWLNLGYPHPDTGSQWVTANKTLTHDAIVAADPYVDFAAFDANHDGSVQSDELAIVVVAAGYEAAYSSTYRPSLWAHSGSLESPVVADGVSVASSRSGGYGYAQLGEIHRSTALDAHRATLGVPVHELGHLIFRLPDLYVSMYDVMSSGLWGAKDSDAYIGMTPVLPSAWTKSTLSWVTPIEAHGVQAVITAAGAPGGSNTVFRMSTRVPSQYFLVENRRNVGYDRGLQWSLGENFKGGAAIWHVDETVAYGNDSHRKVDLEEADGTADGGNTDLWYVGNRTIFNDTSVPNSRLYDGSSTYESIDVLTPSLFSMSILFSDADTCSGPGAEGTPCTDGDECTKNDACKAGVCTGDADPSCGEIVCGDGNGDGEVTASDALEALRVAVGSGSCPNGACDYNGSGEVTASDAQAILRVAIGEVIAPNCGAAEQRAAVRQTSY, from the coding sequence ATGAGCTCGATCGACAGGTTGTGGCCGGAATCTCGGAGTGACGGGTTCGTTCGTGCCGTCCTTGTCGCACGCATGTTTCTGATCGTGCTGATCGCGGCGTCCGTGCTTCCAACGCTCGCGCACGCCGCACCGTCGGCAGAGATCCCGTATGCAATCGTCAATGCCGACGGGACTCAGTTTACGGCTGTGACGAAAGGCGACGAGTGGAACAACTGGATCGAAACGACCGGTGGGTTCACTGTCGAAAAAGCCGCGAACGGGAACTGGTACTACGTTCGCGAGCTGATCGGGGACCGGCCGGTACTCGATCAGACTGTCGCAAGAGGCGCGCCACCAGCCGGTCTCGAAAAGCACGTGCATGCGGAGTCGAGGATCGAACAGTACGCAGCGACGATGCTGTCCGCAGGCTCCGCGGCAGGCTTTCAGGGCAAGGTGCTGTTCATTCTCGTGGAGTTTTCGAATTACGCAGGAAGCACAACCGAATCGAGCTGGGCAAAGTACGCAGGCACGCTGATTCCGCAGTACTACGCGGAAGCGTCGAGCGGCGCAGTGTCGCTAGCGCCCGCGGCGGAGAATTTCGGAAGTCCGAACAACGGAGTCGTCGGCTGGCTCAACCTCGGTTACCCGCATCCGGACACCGGCTCGCAATGGGTGACCGCGAACAAGACGCTCACTCACGACGCGATCGTCGCTGCGGACCCGTACGTGGACTTTGCGGCGTTCGATGCGAATCACGACGGGTCCGTGCAGAGCGACGAGCTCGCGATCGTCGTAGTCGCGGCGGGCTACGAAGCAGCCTACAGCAGCACGTACAGGCCGAGCCTCTGGGCACACTCCGGCAGCCTCGAGTCGCCGGTTGTTGCGGACGGAGTATCGGTCGCGAGCTCCCGGAGCGGCGGCTACGGCTACGCGCAACTCGGCGAGATCCATCGTTCCACCGCGCTCGACGCACACCGCGCTACACTCGGAGTTCCGGTCCACGAGCTCGGTCACCTGATCTTCCGGCTGCCGGACCTGTATGTCTCCATGTACGACGTGATGTCGTCGGGGCTGTGGGGCGCGAAGGATTCCGATGCGTACATCGGAATGACGCCGGTGCTGCCTTCGGCGTGGACCAAGTCCACGCTTTCCTGGGTTACGCCGATCGAAGCTCACGGGGTCCAGGCAGTCATCACCGCTGCGGGCGCGCCGGGCGGATCGAACACCGTCTTCCGGATGTCGACGCGGGTACCGTCGCAATACTTCCTCGTCGAGAACCGGCGAAACGTCGGCTATGACCGTGGTCTTCAGTGGTCGCTCGGCGAGAATTTCAAAGGCGGTGCTGCAATCTGGCACGTCGACGAGACCGTGGCGTACGGCAACGATTCGCATCGCAAGGTCGATCTGGAGGAAGCAGACGGCACTGCGGACGGTGGAAACACGGACCTCTGGTACGTCGGCAATCGAACGATCTTCAATGACACCAGCGTTCCGAACAGTCGCCTGTACGATGGATCGAGCACGTACGAGAGCATCGATGTTCTGACGCCGTCGCTGTTTTCGATGAGCATTCTGTTCAGTGATGCGGACACGTGCTCGGGGCCCGGTGCCGAGGGTACTCCGTGCACGGATGGGGACGAGTGTACGAAGAACGACGCGTGCAAGGCGGGAGTCTGTACCGGCGATGCCGACCCTTCGTGCGGAGAGATTGTGTGCGGCGATGGCAACGGCGACGGAGAAGTGACGGCCTCGGATGCGCTCGAGGCATTGCGTGTCGCGGTCGGGAGCGGCAGCTGTCCGAACGGAGCGTGCGATTACAATGGAAGTGGTGAGGTCACGGCGTCGGATGCGCAGGCGATTCTTCGCGTGGCGATAGGAGAGGTGATTGCGCCGAATTGTGGGGCCGCCGAGCAGCGGGCTGCGGTTCGCCAGACGAGTTATTGA